One region of Chitinophagales bacterium genomic DNA includes:
- a CDS encoding glycosyltransferase, which translates to MKKRNNLILLTDSYPFGIGELFLDKEVELLSHLYETIYVYSLEEDSVIARPFPANLVLWNPMHLKSLHRTIYLLKALLFKEVWKDFFSVQMRFKHKSTFLHFKILLADFMKAACIASDISKYCSNYSIDMNQTIFYSYWHDSKALALCLIKNKYKIKAIARGHGWDLDYPRHQPAYLPYKNFLVSTLDKSISISEYGARKLRELTDFSYHDKIIVSHLGTLNTNTSLSAKNNNARIICSCSSLIPLKRVDRIIEVLASLQLHNFHWVHFGDGPLRAELENLANEFNLSAEFKGNVNNEEILKYYAENYVDLFINLSTSEGIPVSIMEAQSAGIPVLALDVGGCSEIVNNENGLLLPAEATNSDIAKAITEYLTSPQESIESKRSYSYENWKNNFSAEENYKEFVKMLTQI; encoded by the coding sequence TTGAAAAAAAGAAATAACTTAATTCTTCTTACAGACTCTTACCCTTTTGGGATTGGTGAGTTGTTTTTGGATAAGGAAGTTGAGCTTTTAAGTCATTTATATGAGACTATCTATGTTTATTCACTAGAGGAAGATAGCGTTATAGCAAGACCATTTCCAGCTAACCTCGTCTTGTGGAATCCGATGCACCTTAAAAGCTTGCATAGGACAATATATCTTCTCAAGGCTTTGTTGTTTAAAGAAGTTTGGAAGGATTTTTTTAGTGTACAAATGCGATTTAAGCACAAGTCAACTTTTCTTCACTTCAAGATTCTACTAGCCGATTTTATGAAAGCTGCCTGCATAGCTAGTGATATTTCTAAATATTGCAGCAACTATTCAATAGACATGAATCAGACTATTTTTTATTCCTATTGGCATGATTCGAAAGCACTAGCTCTCTGTTTGATAAAAAATAAATATAAAATAAAGGCAATAGCGAGAGGTCACGGTTGGGATCTAGACTATCCCCGGCACCAGCCAGCTTATCTTCCTTATAAGAATTTTTTAGTTTCTACTTTAGATAAATCAATTAGTATTTCGGAATATGGTGCACGTAAGCTGCGTGAACTTACTGATTTTAGTTACCATGATAAGATAATTGTTTCACATTTAGGAACCTTAAACACAAATACTAGTTTGTCGGCAAAGAATAACAATGCGCGCATTATTTGCAGTTGCAGTAGTTTGATACCACTAAAAAGAGTAGATCGTATTATTGAAGTATTAGCCAGTCTCCAATTACATAATTTTCATTGGGTTCATTTTGGTGACGGACCATTAAGAGCTGAACTAGAAAATTTGGCAAATGAATTTAATCTAAGTGCAGAGTTCAAAGGAAATGTGAACAATGAGGAAATTCTAAAATATTATGCTGAAAACTATGTAGATCTTTTTATAAATCTCAGTACTTCAGAAGGGATTCCTGTAAGTATCATGGAGGCGCAGTCTGCTGGTATTCCAGTATTAGCTCTAGACGTAGGAGGTTGCTCAGAAATAGTCAATAATGAGAATGGACTTCTACTTCCTGCGGAAGCTACTAATTCTGATATTGCTAAAGCAATCACAGAATATTTAACAAGTCCCCAAGAAAGCATAGAGAGCAAAAGAAGTTACTCATATGAGAATTGGAAGAATAATTTTAGTGCAGAAGAAAATTATAAAGAGTTCGTAAAAATGCTGACTCAGATATGA
- a CDS encoding class I SAM-dependent methyltransferase, translated as MAEKDIKTAEAFANSWNNLPNGSIYTFDQFEDWFQPLDQIDFENKDILELGCGNASLLMHAIRWNPKSIIGVDLGDSVLSANTNMRETGFANFKIEQSDLTSFDSAVQFDLVYSIGVLHHLKEPKKGFESVIRNTKSGGNFHCWVYAREGNTIIRYIVDPIRKLVSKLPWWVTKYLVATPLSFLYYLYAHAITFLHLSFMPLYEYSIWICKRDFLFFRHVAFDQLVTPQTVYIDKQTIESWLKSYDQINQTSTYIIFRNGNSWKFGGKLK; from the coding sequence ATGGCTGAAAAAGACATAAAAACAGCAGAAGCCTTTGCAAATTCATGGAATAATTTACCGAACGGTTCTATTTATACGTTTGATCAATTCGAAGATTGGTTTCAACCCTTAGATCAAATTGATTTTGAAAACAAGGATATATTAGAATTAGGCTGCGGTAATGCAAGCCTATTAATGCATGCAATACGTTGGAATCCAAAGTCGATAATTGGCGTGGATTTGGGAGATTCCGTATTATCAGCGAATACGAATATGCGTGAAACAGGATTCGCTAATTTTAAAATCGAACAATCGGATTTAACTTCTTTTGATTCAGCGGTTCAGTTTGATTTAGTATATTCTATAGGTGTTCTCCATCATTTGAAAGAACCTAAAAAGGGGTTCGAGTCCGTAATTCGAAATACAAAATCAGGTGGAAATTTCCATTGCTGGGTTTATGCAAGAGAAGGAAACACTATAATTCGATATATCGTGGATCCTATTAGGAAACTAGTCTCTAAATTGCCTTGGTGGGTAACTAAATATCTTGTAGCGACACCACTTTCCTTTCTTTATTATCTCTATGCACATGCCATCACCTTCTTACATCTATCCTTTATGCCACTATATGAATATAGCATTTGGATATGTAAACGAGATTTCTTATTTTTTCGGCATGTAGCTTTCGATCAGTTAGTCACACCTCAAACTGTATATATTGATAAGCAAACAATAGAATCTTGGTTGAAATCATATGACCAGATAAATCAAACTTCCACATATATCATATTTCGAAATGGAAATTCTTGGAAGTTTGGAGGCAAACTAAAATAA
- a CDS encoding ATP-binding protein has protein sequence MNRKSRLEGKLVEALSSSPLTRILVLTGARQVGKTTLLRHLFPHYSYINMDEPLLRKEVTAMSSAQWLAAYDHVIVDEVQKCPEVVEMIKAANDMGHEQRYILTGSSQLMLLKNVKESLAGRCIIEELYPLTLPELMTTSWEDKVAYSHFQHIILGQNIPNFIPFRFQKNFSPIMEVYDFYLQFGGYPALVAKGLSANDKRKWLKNYIKTYLERDIRDLADFKNLEPFTSLKRATAISTGHLINYSSLARQVGVTPSTAQRFLHYLSMSYQVLILQPWHKNELKRLSKMPKVHYLDPGIQRVVVGNVNPHLSGSEFESAIVAEMYKQLQYLQLDTHIYHLRTNDGREVDVLIETPQGYYAFEIKMTANYNHTDNRHLRNLDEILDKPLLHSFVITQDTIPNQKEKNITAIHAAQFLT, from the coding sequence ATGAATAGAAAATCTAGATTAGAAGGCAAATTGGTAGAGGCTCTATCTAGTTCGCCATTGACTAGAATCTTGGTGCTCACCGGTGCACGACAAGTAGGTAAAACTACACTGCTTCGGCATCTTTTTCCACATTATTCTTATATCAATATGGACGAACCTCTACTGAGAAAAGAGGTAACAGCTATGTCATCGGCACAGTGGCTCGCAGCTTATGACCATGTCATAGTAGATGAAGTGCAAAAATGCCCAGAAGTTGTAGAAATGATCAAAGCTGCAAATGACATGGGTCATGAGCAACGCTATATTCTCACAGGGTCGAGCCAACTCATGCTCTTGAAGAATGTGAAAGAGAGCTTGGCTGGAAGATGTATTATTGAGGAACTATATCCCCTGACACTGCCTGAATTGATGACCACAAGCTGGGAAGATAAGGTTGCATATTCTCATTTCCAACATATAATACTTGGTCAGAATATTCCGAATTTTATACCATTTCGATTTCAAAAAAACTTTTCGCCTATAATGGAAGTGTATGATTTCTACCTTCAATTTGGTGGCTATCCAGCACTTGTAGCTAAAGGATTGAGTGCAAATGACAAAAGAAAATGGCTTAAAAACTATATTAAGACCTATCTAGAAAGAGATATTCGAGATTTAGCTGATTTTAAAAATTTGGAACCGTTTACCTCACTGAAAAGAGCCACCGCCATATCTACAGGTCATTTGATTAATTATTCCTCACTGGCCCGGCAGGTGGGCGTTACACCGAGCACAGCACAGCGATTTCTACACTATTTGTCTATGAGCTACCAAGTATTGATATTGCAGCCTTGGCACAAAAACGAACTCAAACGATTATCTAAAATGCCAAAAGTCCATTATTTGGATCCAGGCATACAGCGAGTTGTGGTAGGCAATGTGAATCCTCATTTGTCTGGTAGCGAATTTGAATCTGCTATTGTAGCTGAAATGTACAAGCAGCTGCAATACTTGCAGTTGGATACCCATATCTATCATTTGAGAACGAACGATGGCAGAGAAGTGGATGTGCTGATAGAAACACCGCAAGGTTATTATGCTTTTGAAATAAAAATGACCGCCAATTATAACCATACTGATAATCGACACTTGAGAAATTTAGATGAAATACTAGACAAACCGCTACTACATTCATTTGTCATTACACAAGATACTATTCCAAATCAAAAAGAAAAAAATATAACGGCCATTCATGCCGCTCAATTTCTCACTTAA
- a CDS encoding glycosyltransferase has translation MKILFVVQSLKKAGAERMLVNICNELVKDQKFKVAIFLMKMDNEFQDELDNRVILAGGECEIKFSLIRRNIVTNHKYIEFIHKFKPDIIHSHLFHADIFAHTYYYKDAVYVSHLQNSIVEEYNGFLFKRIFKKPMWTNLYEYSWIYSKYKKFKTNFIACSAGAYKLHNDRLGIGEVKIIPNASPLPKNLEPRTSVSRIVKMIWVGRFTDVKRPQLAIQIAKLLRYKDIPFHLKMIGTGLELDNCKELIHKEGLAKNVQLCGLMNNMDSIYKNADLLIHTSVYEGLPLVFAEANSYGIPIVTTNCMPDNDFIVHKKNGLIIKTDSPTDFVDGICDIIENSVLYAELSKNAIEHSKKFGMENYIQSLLDFYHSMLEKKK, from the coding sequence TTGAAAATATTATTTGTTGTACAATCTTTAAAGAAAGCTGGGGCAGAGAGAATGCTCGTTAACATTTGTAACGAATTAGTTAAAGATCAAAAATTCAAAGTTGCTATTTTTTTAATGAAAATGGATAATGAATTTCAAGATGAATTAGATAATCGTGTCATTTTAGCTGGTGGAGAGTGTGAAATTAAATTCTCTTTAATAAGAAGAAATATAGTTACAAATCATAAGTATATTGAGTTCATTCATAAATTCAAACCAGATATAATTCATAGTCATTTATTTCATGCAGATATTTTTGCTCATACTTACTATTATAAGGATGCTGTTTATGTGTCACATCTACAAAATAGTATAGTAGAGGAATATAATGGTTTTTTATTTAAGAGAATATTCAAAAAGCCCATGTGGACAAATCTTTATGAGTATAGCTGGATATATTCTAAATATAAAAAATTTAAAACGAATTTTATCGCATGCTCTGCTGGAGCCTACAAACTGCATAATGATAGATTAGGAATAGGAGAAGTAAAAATAATTCCGAATGCAAGCCCATTACCAAAGAATCTAGAACCAAGAACCTCTGTGAGTAGAATCGTAAAAATGATATGGGTGGGACGATTCACAGATGTTAAAAGACCACAGTTAGCTATTCAGATAGCAAAATTACTTAGATACAAAGACATACCCTTCCATTTAAAAATGATAGGTACTGGATTAGAACTGGATAATTGTAAAGAGTTGATTCACAAAGAGGGGCTTGCAAAAAATGTACAATTGTGTGGGCTCATGAATAACATGGATTCTATTTATAAGAATGCTGATTTATTGATTCATACCTCTGTCTATGAAGGTTTACCGCTAGTTTTTGCTGAAGCAAATTCTTATGGAATACCTATTGTAACAACCAATTGTATGCCAGACAATGATTTTATAGTGCATAAGAAAAATGGTTTAATAATCAAAACGGATAGTCCTACTGATTTTGTTGATGGAATTTGCGATATTATTGAAAATTCTGTTTTGTATGCGGAATTATCGAAAAATGCAATAGAACATTCGAAAAAATTTGGCATGGAAAATTATATTCAAAGTTTACTGGACTTTTATCATTCAATGCTTGAAAAAAAGAAATAA
- a CDS encoding N-acetyl sugar amidotransferase, producing the protein MRKILLLSYYYPPANFVGAERIASFARHLHKFGYYPIIVTRNWNENQTNTYEEVIDNTMKHHVFETHEEYYMPYHRSWRDKLFLKTCFFCTSLRRVLTFIELIVSSFWISALPYANLYSQARKLLQDDKDIQALIISGSPFESFHFGYKLKKEFPYIHWIPSYRDEWTAFRRYPYTSLLEKFIFKFNSYLEKKYISNSSCFISVSEDWVKRIEHYISKKGYTVMNGFEPVSISKLDLPLDGTKFILAYSGSIYPNQDFSPIARVLDMVRKVFEDKVLIEFQFYGIQDDKLAEEVKLSFENNNILCRIFPRISVEELHKQLQIADFMYVTRYGEFNSFIPVKVFDYFNLGKPMLHFPSDKGEIENFILSTHSGCAFAYEEDCYINLSEAISRKLNGEAVFNMDRRTDACMYTREHQASILATYLNKILEKDYQICNRCVMDTTDQDIVFDENGTCNHCTDFSKILQQPRYQKDHTSQKLDNFIQRVKGKGKQYDCIVGISGGVDSCYTAYLCHKWGLRPLLLHMDNGWNSEIAVRNIENIVEKLNLDYISYVLDWNEFREIQLAFLKSSIVDLEIPTDIAIPASLYQTASKYNIPFIISGGNYSGEGILPLTWGYHVMKDAYLYRHIVKKFSKLPLKKVPVVGLLGEIYYKFICNIKTLYPLNIIDYNKDEARKFLKKEFDWKDYGGKHHESKITAFWQSYVMPTKYNMDYRRATYSSQIVSGQLKRNEALEKLKELPYNSETISTDKEYIAKKFGISVDELEYYLSLPPMTYKDFPNQKNLIQWFYKIYRRLN; encoded by the coding sequence ATGAGAAAAATACTTTTATTATCTTACTACTACCCACCAGCCAATTTTGTAGGCGCCGAGCGCATAGCCTCTTTTGCTAGGCATTTGCATAAGTTTGGTTATTATCCTATCATAGTCACTCGAAACTGGAATGAAAATCAAACGAATACTTACGAAGAAGTCATAGATAATACTATGAAGCACCATGTATTTGAAACGCATGAGGAATATTATATGCCTTATCATAGATCATGGCGAGATAAATTATTTCTCAAAACTTGTTTTTTCTGCACATCCTTGCGTCGCGTACTGACATTTATAGAACTGATAGTTTCTAGTTTTTGGATATCGGCTCTACCCTATGCCAATCTTTATTCACAGGCAAGAAAACTACTGCAAGACGACAAGGATATTCAAGCTCTCATTATTTCAGGTAGTCCTTTTGAATCCTTCCATTTTGGATATAAACTGAAAAAGGAGTTTCCATACATTCATTGGATACCTTCATATAGAGACGAATGGACGGCTTTTCGGCGTTATCCCTACACTAGCCTACTAGAAAAATTTATTTTTAAGTTCAATTCATATCTTGAAAAAAAATATATTAGCAATAGTAGTTGTTTTATAAGTGTTTCTGAAGATTGGGTAAAGCGTATCGAGCACTACATATCTAAGAAGGGATATACAGTGATGAATGGTTTTGAGCCAGTTTCGATTTCTAAGCTAGACTTACCATTAGATGGCACTAAGTTTATTTTAGCATACAGTGGTTCTATTTATCCCAATCAAGATTTTTCACCTATAGCTAGAGTATTAGATATGGTCAGAAAGGTTTTTGAAGACAAGGTGTTAATAGAATTTCAATTCTATGGAATACAAGATGATAAGTTAGCTGAAGAGGTAAAATTGTCTTTTGAGAATAACAACATTTTATGTCGTATTTTTCCACGAATATCAGTCGAAGAATTGCATAAACAATTGCAAATAGCTGATTTTATGTATGTGACTAGATATGGAGAATTTAATAGTTTTATTCCTGTAAAGGTCTTTGATTATTTTAATCTGGGTAAACCTATGTTACATTTTCCATCAGACAAAGGAGAAATAGAAAATTTTATTTTATCCACGCATTCAGGATGTGCGTTCGCTTATGAAGAGGACTGCTACATAAATCTTTCAGAAGCTATATCTAGGAAGTTAAATGGTGAAGCTGTATTTAACATGGATCGTCGGACAGATGCTTGCATGTACACGAGAGAGCACCAAGCATCTATCCTTGCGACTTATTTGAATAAGATTTTAGAAAAAGACTATCAAATTTGCAACCGCTGTGTCATGGATACCACTGACCAAGATATCGTTTTTGATGAAAATGGAACCTGTAATCATTGTACCGATTTTTCAAAAATTCTACAACAGCCACGCTATCAGAAAGACCATACATCACAAAAGCTCGACAATTTCATTCAACGTGTAAAGGGAAAAGGTAAACAATATGATTGTATTGTAGGTATTAGTGGAGGTGTAGATAGTTGTTATACCGCTTATCTCTGTCATAAATGGGGCCTCAGACCCCTCCTATTGCATATGGACAATGGCTGGAATTCTGAGATAGCTGTGCGCAATATTGAAAATATAGTAGAGAAACTCAACCTTGATTATATAAGTTATGTACTGGACTGGAATGAGTTTCGAGAGATACAGTTGGCTTTTCTTAAGTCCTCTATTGTAGATTTGGAAATACCCACCGATATAGCTATCCCAGCTAGTCTTTATCAGACAGCATCTAAATATAATATTCCTTTTATCATCTCTGGTGGCAATTATAGTGGCGAAGGAATCTTGCCGCTGACCTGGGGTTATCATGTGATGAAAGATGCTTATTTGTATAGGCATATAGTCAAGAAATTTTCTAAACTACCATTAAAGAAGGTTCCTGTGGTGGGTCTTTTAGGTGAAATATATTATAAATTTATATGTAATATCAAAACCTTGTACCCGCTAAATATCATCGATTATAACAAAGATGAAGCAAGAAAATTTTTAAAGAAAGAATTTGACTGGAAAGATTATGGCGGGAAGCACCATGAATCCAAAATCACTGCATTTTGGCAATCGTATGTTATGCCTACCAAGTACAACATGGACTATCGCCGAGCGACATATTCCTCTCAGATTGTATCAGGACAGTTGAAGAGAAATGAGGCTTTAGAAAAATTAAAAGAGTTGCCGTATAATTCCGAAACCATTTCTACGGACAAAGAATATATAGCCAAAAAGTTTGGGATTTCAGTAGATGAATTAGAATACTATCTGTCTCTGCCACCTATGACTTATAAGGACTTTCCGAATCAGAAGAATTTGATACAGTGGTTTTACAAAATATATAGAAGACTTAATTAG
- the asnB gene encoding asparagine synthase (glutamine-hydrolyzing), producing the protein MCGIAGFTGIGNQDTIMAMIQAIRYRGPNAQHTYIDNDIALGHARLAILDIRPEGNCPMFTKNRDLVITFNGEIYNYQILKTELKNKYSFNTNTDTEVLLYLYKEYGVKMLEKITGMFAFAIYDFENKELFLARDRMGKKPLYYTCTNNSFVFGSELKAVLKHPEVKNQINLEAVNQFLTFDYIPTPSSIIQNIYKLEAAHYLVVKNNTLIQKKAYWHHSFLPKLNITWSDAKTRLDNLLETAVQRRLMSDVPLGIFLSGGLDSSTVAYYAQKNSSSKIKTFSIGFEDKSYDEADYAVQVAHHLNTEHHSQILTPKATIELIEEIYPMVDEPFADASLIPTYFLSKFTRQHVTVALGGDGSDELLAGYPTFISNYFTQPFASFPKSWTRGLLRIFQHLLPSSDKNISLDFKINQFLRGFQGKENEIHQLWLGSFLPDEKEKLFRSDVYQDLKNKDGLEIINYHFGNVESAWSDFDKLIYYYCHTYLLDDILVKIDRASMYNSLEVRAPFLDTDLVQFLHQLPKKFLQNGLTSKYILKKLMEDKLPRNIVYRPKKGFGIPVSDWIRKDIKQQVGEILFERDELFNAHYIEKLWNEHQSKKFNHRKLLWNLFMFKYWHLIYAK; encoded by the coding sequence ATGTGCGGCATTGCGGGATTTACTGGAATAGGAAATCAAGATACTATAATGGCAATGATACAAGCTATACGGTATCGGGGACCAAATGCTCAGCATACCTATATTGATAATGATATTGCTCTTGGACATGCACGCTTGGCTATCTTAGATATACGACCAGAAGGAAACTGCCCAATGTTTACAAAAAATAGAGATCTTGTAATAACCTTTAATGGTGAAATATATAATTACCAAATACTTAAAACAGAACTTAAGAATAAATATTCATTTAACACGAATACCGATACCGAAGTTCTTCTTTATTTATATAAAGAATACGGAGTAAAGATGTTGGAAAAAATAACAGGTATGTTTGCCTTTGCTATTTATGATTTCGAAAACAAGGAGCTATTTTTAGCCCGTGATCGCATGGGTAAGAAGCCACTATATTATACTTGTACAAATAATAGTTTTGTCTTCGGCTCAGAGTTGAAAGCTGTTTTAAAACATCCGGAAGTAAAGAATCAAATCAATCTGGAAGCGGTAAACCAATTTCTAACCTTTGATTATATACCTACACCATCTAGTATTATTCAGAATATTTATAAGCTAGAGGCTGCTCACTATTTGGTTGTAAAGAACAATACTTTAATTCAAAAAAAAGCTTATTGGCATCATAGTTTTCTGCCAAAGTTGAATATAACATGGAGTGATGCTAAAACTAGATTAGATAATTTGTTAGAAACAGCAGTTCAAAGGAGGTTGATGAGCGATGTGCCTCTTGGCATTTTTCTCAGTGGTGGTTTAGATAGCTCTACGGTGGCTTATTATGCTCAAAAAAATTCTAGTTCGAAAATTAAGACCTTCTCGATAGGCTTTGAAGATAAAAGTTATGATGAAGCAGATTATGCAGTTCAGGTAGCACATCATTTAAATACAGAGCATCATAGTCAAATCTTAACTCCCAAGGCTACCATAGAACTCATTGAGGAAATTTATCCTATGGTAGACGAACCTTTTGCAGATGCCTCGCTCATCCCCACATATTTTTTATCGAAGTTTACGAGACAGCATGTCACCGTTGCCTTAGGTGGCGATGGTAGCGATGAGCTTCTGGCAGGCTATCCTACCTTTATTTCAAATTATTTTACTCAGCCATTTGCCTCTTTCCCTAAATCATGGACTCGTGGATTACTCAGAATATTTCAGCATTTGCTGCCGAGTTCGGATAAAAATATTAGCCTTGATTTTAAAATCAATCAGTTTCTTAGAGGATTTCAGGGCAAAGAGAATGAGATCCATCAGCTCTGGCTAGGAAGTTTTCTACCCGATGAAAAGGAAAAATTATTTCGAAGTGACGTCTACCAAGATTTAAAAAATAAAGACGGGTTAGAAATTATTAATTATCATTTCGGAAATGTGGAATCTGCCTGGTCTGATTTTGACAAATTGATTTACTATTATTGCCATACCTATCTATTAGATGATATTCTTGTCAAAATAGATCGCGCTAGTATGTATAACTCGCTCGAAGTAAGAGCACCCTTTCTTGACACAGACCTAGTTCAGTTTTTACATCAACTACCTAAGAAGTTTCTGCAAAACGGCTTGACTTCGAAATATATTTTGAAAAAACTCATGGAAGATAAACTGCCTCGAAATATTGTATATAGGCCGAAGAAAGGCTTTGGCATCCCCGTATCTGACTGGATAAGAAAAGACATTAAACAACAAGTGGGAGAGATTTTATTCGAAAGAGATGAGCTGTTTAATGCACATTATATTGAAAAGCTATGGAATGAGCATCAATCGAAGAAGTTCAATCACAGAAAACTATTATGGAATTTATTTATGTTTAAGTATTGGCATCTCATCTATGCAAAGTAA
- the asnB gene encoding asparagine synthase (glutamine-hydrolyzing): MCGITGFIDFHSNSSESVLQNMLATMHHRGPDGNGVFYEQNDNFCLGLGHSRLSIIDLSSHANQPLYYKDWVIVFNGEIYNFREIKQELEILGHTFTTQSDTEVMLHAWEEWGQEAVHKFIGMFVFVIYHRLEHTLHIYRDRAGVKPLYYYWQDGLFLFASELKAFHPHPQFRKELDMDALALFLKYCYVPAPHCIFKNCYKLLPGCYLNLSLSTLNSQLSTLNPHNYWNVNDAYIKPKLDIGEQEAIEETEKVLKKAFDYRMVADVPVGVFLSGGYDSSVVAALLQRDATQKIKTFTIGFYEEKYNEAPFAKDVAARLGTDHTEYYCTIDEAKAILPTLPYYYDEPFGDSSAIPTMLVSQLARKSVIVALSADGGDEIFGGYNRYPIIQRMDTTFGRLPKFTRKFAYHTSGLFAPEKIPILKDKKLIGQRYNKARKLIKEANATNYLKAMCSVIDDESLMKLVLADIEEPWTYFDEKTSDILSLLDRILAKDYKTYMVDDILTKVDRATMSVSLEGREPFLDQNIIEWVAELPNHYKIRNGHKKYLLKEIVHRYIPKEMMDRPKAGFAIPIDEWFAKELSEYFATYLNKDYLHKQGIFNPDLVQRWLYLYQSGKKEYMTQLWNILMFQMWYEKWMK; this comes from the coding sequence ATGTGCGGCATCACAGGCTTTATAGATTTCCATAGCAATAGCAGTGAGAGTGTATTGCAAAATATGCTGGCTACAATGCATCACAGAGGACCTGATGGGAATGGAGTTTTTTATGAGCAAAATGATAATTTTTGCCTTGGTTTGGGACATAGTCGCCTCTCGATTATAGATTTGTCTTCTCATGCCAATCAACCGCTATACTACAAAGATTGGGTCATCGTTTTCAATGGAGAGATTTATAATTTTCGAGAAATTAAACAAGAGTTAGAAATACTCGGTCATACATTCACCACCCAATCCGATACAGAAGTTATGCTGCATGCTTGGGAAGAATGGGGTCAAGAGGCTGTCCATAAGTTTATCGGCATGTTTGTCTTTGTCATCTATCATCGTTTGGAGCATACCTTACATATATATAGAGACCGTGCGGGAGTCAAACCTTTATATTATTATTGGCAGGATGGATTATTTCTATTCGCATCCGAATTGAAAGCATTTCATCCGCATCCACAATTCAGAAAGGAATTAGATATGGATGCTTTAGCATTATTTCTCAAGTACTGCTACGTACCTGCACCACATTGTATTTTTAAAAACTGCTACAAGCTACTACCAGGATGCTATCTCAATCTTTCCCTCTCAACCCTCAACTCTCAACTCTCAACTCTCAACCCTCATAATTATTGGAATGTTAACGACGCCTACATCAAACCTAAACTTGATATTGGAGAACAAGAAGCTATCGAAGAAACAGAAAAAGTATTGAAGAAGGCTTTTGATTACCGCATGGTGGCCGATGTACCCGTAGGAGTATTTCTCAGTGGTGGCTATGATAGCAGCGTGGTTGCAGCTCTATTACAGAGAGATGCGACACAGAAAATTAAGACCTTTACCATAGGTTTTTATGAAGAAAAATATAATGAGGCCCCATTTGCCAAGGATGTGGCAGCCAGATTAGGGACTGATCACACGGAGTATTATTGTACTATCGATGAGGCGAAAGCAATCTTGCCTACACTGCCCTACTATTATGACGAACCTTTTGGGGATAGCAGTGCTATACCTACTATGCTAGTGAGTCAATTGGCAAGAAAGTCTGTGATAGTAGCTTTGAGTGCAGATGGTGGGGATGAAATATTCGGGGGCTACAATCGCTATCCTATCATTCAGCGTATGGATACTACCTTTGGTCGCTTACCTAAGTTTACTCGGAAATTCGCCTATCATACTTCGGGCTTATTCGCACCGGAAAAAATTCCAATTCTCAAGGATAAAAAACTCATAGGTCAGCGCTACAATAAAGCTAGAAAGCTTATCAAAGAAGCTAATGCCACCAATTATCTCAAGGCTATGTGTAGTGTCATAGACGATGAGAGTTTAATGAAATTAGTGTTAGCTGATATCGAAGAACCTTGGACTTATTTCGATGAAAAGACCTCGGATATATTGAGTTTGCTCGATAGGATTTTGGCGAAAGATTATAAGACCTATATGGTTGATGATATTTTGACCAAAGTAGATCGGGCTACCATGAGTGTATCGCTAGAAGGGAGAGAACCTTTTCTCGATCAAAATATCATAGAGTGGGTAGCGGAATTACCTAATCATTATAAAATCCGAAATGGCCATAAAAAATATTTATTGAAAGAAATCGTACATCGCTATATCCCAAAAGAGATGATGGATAGACCCAAGGCTGGTTTTGCTATCCCTATAGATGAATGGTTTGCGAAGGAATTATCAGAATACTTTGCCACCTATCTAAACAAAGATTATCTTCATAAGCAAGGCATTTTCAACCCAGATTTGGTGCAGCGATGGTTGTATCTTTATCAATCAGGTAAAAAAGAATATATGACCCAGCTGTGGAATATACTTATGTTTCAAATGTGGTATGAAAAATGGATGAAATAA